TCTGGAGTCCGCGCTGCAGCCGGGAGTCAATCAGGTCGGCGCCGGCTACGTGGTTTACGGCTCGTCCACCATGCTCGTCTACACCAGCGGATTCGGTGTCAACGGGTTTACGCTGGATCCGTCAATCGGCGAGTTTCTGTTGAGTCACCCGAACATCCGTACCCCGGAGAACGGGCGCATGTACTCCGTCAATGAGGGCAATTACAACTCCTTCGAGGATGGTCTGAAACAGTACATCAAGTGGATGCAGCGGGATGATCAGGAGTCGCGAAGACCGCTCAGCACGCGCTACATCGGGTCTTTCGTTGCGGACTTTCATCGCAACCTGCTCAAGGGCGGACTCTACATCTATCCTGCCACGGAGGCGAACCCCAACGGCAAGCTTCGCCTGATGTATGAGTCGAATCCACTCGCCTTTATCGCCGAGCAGGCAGGTGGGGCCGCCTCCGATGGTCGCATGCGCATCATGGAAAAGCGCCCAAGGGCATTGCATGAGCGCACGCCCCTCTACATCGGGAGTCCCGTCATGGTCACCATGGCACAAGAGTTTCTGCGCGGAGAGCGCACGCTGGAGGATTGATGCCTGAATCGGTTCGCATCTGGGGGCCCGGCTCCCTTTCGAATCTAGGTCCCGGTTTCGATTCCATCGGCGTCGCGCTGGA
This sequence is a window from Rhodothermales bacterium. Protein-coding genes within it:
- the fbp gene encoding class 1 fructose-bisphosphatase — translated: MTEQARRDAIRAKVTLEQFIIDRQEQLPHSTGAFSRLIRDLSVAAKSVNWHMRRAGLVDVFGSTGEVNVQGEVQQKMDMLAHEEFVKALRRGGECCLIGSEEHAEAIPLSADVGTDGKYIVLMDPLDGSSNIEVNVSVGTIFSIYRLPDDHEEPSLESALQPGVNQVGAGYVVYGSSTMLVYTSGFGVNGFTLDPSIGEFLLSHPNIRTPENGRMYSVNEGNYNSFEDGLKQYIKWMQRDDQESRRPLSTRYIGSFVADFHRNLLKGGLYIYPATEANPNGKLRLMYESNPLAFIAEQAGGAASDGRMRIMEKRPRALHERTPLYIGSPVMVTMAQEFLRGERTLED